Proteins from a single region of Echeneis naucrates chromosome 2, fEcheNa1.1, whole genome shotgun sequence:
- the LOC115053057 gene encoding protein NLRC3-like, which produces LFILDGLDESRLSLDFTNREVVSDVTQESSVHLLLTNLIQGNLLPSALFWITSRPAAASQIPPSCVDRLTEVRGFTDAQQEEYFRRRSRDEELSNRIISHIKKSKSLHIMCQVPVFCWIIATVLEHMLTTDQQGELPQTMTDLYSHFLLVQTRRKRIKYHEGHETSPQELMEADGEVLLKLGRLAFEHLEKGNIMFYQEDLEQCGLDVTEASVYSGLCTEIFKTESVIFQKTVYCFVHLSVQEFLAAVYMFHCHTNRNKEVLDNFLGKKQQDSAPEDFLMAVLEKSLRNKNGHLDLFVRFFHGLSLQYNQRALRGLLGQTETKPETIQRAINNLKKKMMKMSPDRSINIFHCLMELKDHSVYQEIQEFLKSETRSEKKLSEIHCSGLAYMLQMSEEVLDEFDLKKYNTSKEGRRRLIPAVKNCRKARLVGCGLLETECDFVASALKSNPSHLRDLDLSQNQIKDSGLKLVCAGLESPNCGLETLRLENCKLSKISCSSLVSALKSNPSHLRELDLSQNYLKDSGLKDLCGFLKSPHCRLETLRLWGCTLSEISCSSLVSALKSNPSHLRELDLSHNDLKDSGLKDLSDLVKSPDFRLDTLRLEGCSLSEISCSSLVSALKSNPSHLRELDLSHNDLQDSGLKDLCGFLKSPHCRLET; this is translated from the exons ctgttcatcctggacggcctggatgaaagcagactttcactggacttcaccaacagggaggtcgtgtctgacgtcacacaggagtcatcggtccacctgctgctgacaaacctcatccaggggaatctgcttccctcggctctgttctggatcacttccagacctgcagcagccagtcagatccctccttcatgtgttgacaggctaacagaagtccgaggcttcactgacgcccagcaggaggagtacttcaggaggaggtccagggatgaagagctgtccaacagaatcatctcacacatcaagaagtccaagagccttcacatcatgtgtcaagtcccagttttctgctggatcatcgctacagttctggagcacatgttgactacagaccagcaaggagagctgcctcagaccatgactgacctgtactcacacttcctgctggtccagaccaggaggaagaggatcaagtaccatgagggacatgagacaagtccacaggagctgatggaggctgacggggaagttcttctgaagctggggaggctggcgtttgaacatctggagaaagggaacatcatgttctaccaagaagacctggagcagtgtggtcttgatgtcacagaggcctcagtgtactcaggactctgtactgagatcttcaaaacagagagtgtgatcttccagaaaacagtctactgctttgttcatctgagtgttcaggagtttctggctgcagtctacatgttccactgtcacaccaacaggaacaaggaggtcctggaCAACttcctgggaaaaaaacagcaagattcAGCCCCggaggactttctgatggcagtcctggagaaatccctcagaaataaaaatggtcacttggacctgtttgtccgcttctttcatggtctctctctgcagtacAACCAGAGAGCCTTAagaggtctgctgggtcagacagaaaccaaaccagagaccatccagagagccatcaataacctgaagaagaagatgatgaaaatgtctcctgacagaagcatcaacatcttccactgtctgatggagctgaaggatcactcagtttatcaggagatccaggagttcctgaagtcagagacaagatcagagaagaaactctccgagatccactgctcaggtctggcctacatgctacagatgtcagaggaagttctggatgagtttgacctgaagaagtacaacacatcaaaggagggacgacggagactgatcccagctgtgaagaactgcaggaaggctcg acttgttggttgtggactcttAGAGACTGAGTGTGACTttgtggcctcagctctaaagtccaacccctcccatctgagagacctggacctgagtcagaaccaaataaaggattcaggactgaagctggtgtgtgctggactggagagtccaaactgtggactggagactctgag gttggagaactgtaagttgtcaaagatcagctgttcttctctggtctcagctctgaagtccaacccctcccatctcagagaactggacctgagtcagaactacctgaaggattcaggactgaaggatctgtgtggttttctgaagagtcctcattgtagactggagactctgag gttgtggggctgcactttgtcagagatcagctgttcttctctggtctcagctctgaagtccaacccctcccatctcagagaactggacctgagtcacaacgacctgaaggattcaggactgaaggatctgtctgatcttgtgaagagtccagacttcagactggatactctgag gttggagggctgcagtttgtcagagatcagctgttcttctctggtctcagctctgaagtccaacccctcccatctcagagaactggacctgagtcacaacgacctgcaggattcaggactgaaggatctgtgtggttttctgaagagtcctcactgtagactggagact